One Ascaphus truei isolate aAscTru1 chromosome 22, aAscTru1.hap1, whole genome shotgun sequence DNA segment encodes these proteins:
- the XYLT2 gene encoding xylosyltransferase 2, whose product MAPSARVLKLGRRYKLLAAAALLLLLIQGLVVWSFSGLEEEEGDRGERALQRRSRSPDNSELAKDPDSSAGRRGSVGRKPWRWRSEGAGGEVGKGATAKHKQGPRIHVPRETWHNLTREGDTGSVEGGPHPTDQSFTPKCEIAGKDALSALARATTRQCQQEIANVVCLHQAGQLMPQNVQRHCPLTGEGTLPRHCLSHTAPVSRGWSELSRPGIVLLGKSIGIAVLAPFFVLYGKVIFLEGQAPPQQLGVIP is encoded by the exons ATGGCGCCCAGTGCTCGGGTGCTGAAGCTCGGCCGCCGGTACAAGCTGCTGGCTGCGGCCGCGCTGCTCCTGCTGCTCATACAGGGCCTGGTGGTGTGGAGCTTCAGCGgcctggaggaggaggaaggggacagAGGGGAG AGGGCTCTGCAGAGAAGAAGCCGCAGCCCGGATAACTCCGAGCTCGCCAAGGACCCAGACAGCTCCGCGGGGCGCAGGGGCAGCGTGGGCCGCAAACCATGGAGATGGAGGTCAGAGGGAGCGGGCGGCGAGGTGGGCAAAGGGGCCACCGCTAAGCACAAGCAGGGGCCACGCATCCATGTGCCCCGGGAAACCTGGCACAACCTCACCCGAGAGGGCGACACGGGTAGCGTGGAGGGGGGACCTCACCCCACAGACCAAAGCTTCACCCCCAAGTGTGAGATAGCGGGCAAGGATGCCCTGTCTGCCCTCGCCCGAGCCACCACCCGCCAGTGCCAGCAGGAGATCGCCAACGTGGTGTGTCTGCACCAGGCCGGACAGCTCATGCCACAGAATGTGCAACGGCACTGCCCGCTGAccggtgagggcacactcccccgacactgtctctctcatacTGCCCCTGTCTCTCGGGGATG GTCCGAGCTAAGCCGGCCCGGGATCGTCCTGCTGGGAAAGTCCATCGGCATTGCCGTGCTCGCTCCCTTTTTTGTGCTGTACGGTAAAGTCATATTCTTGGAGGGTCAGGCTCCCCCGCAGCAGCTTGGCGTTATCCCCTGA